Proteins encoded together in one Deltaproteobacteria bacterium window:
- a CDS encoding ABC transporter ATP-binding protein translates to MSTLFWPKKTLLPDFINYLRKLAWKIRSKVALKDVSFSVPAGQICGLLGPNGAGKTTLFRLLMGILKATAGTLLVDGCDAFNERVQVKKLVGFLPDEPVFYSYLSGQEILELSAAMHGLDVTATMDRITNVIARLRLAEDLRCYAEDYSRGMKKKLGLLLAMLHEPKLLILDEPTNGLDVESTHLFYDLMREESSRGTTVLFSTHLMDHVAKLCSHAVIINEGRQVAKGSLTELRSVFGESSSLEDIFLSLTARPPQS, encoded by the coding sequence CTATTTACGAAAATTGGCTTGGAAGATCCGTTCTAAAGTCGCGCTCAAAGATGTTTCTTTCTCGGTTCCTGCTGGTCAAATCTGTGGCCTGCTTGGCCCAAACGGCGCTGGCAAGACTACACTGTTTCGCTTGCTAATGGGAATTCTCAAAGCTACTGCAGGCACACTTCTTGTGGATGGGTGCGATGCGTTTAATGAGCGTGTTCAGGTTAAAAAACTTGTTGGCTTTCTGCCAGACGAGCCGGTTTTTTACTCATATCTATCCGGTCAAGAGATTCTTGAGCTGAGCGCAGCAATGCATGGACTTGACGTTACAGCCACTATGGATCGGATTACAAATGTCATTGCTCGTCTCCGATTGGCTGAAGACCTACGTTGTTACGCCGAAGACTATTCACGAGGCATGAAGAAAAAACTTGGTCTATTGCTGGCGATGTTACATGAACCGAAATTACTTATTCTCGACGAACCAACCAATGGACTCGATGTTGAATCAACTCATCTGTTTTACGACTTGATGAGAGAAGAAAGTAGCCGCGGCACAACTGTTCTGTTTTCGACTCACTTGATGGACCATGTTGCCAAGCTCTGCTCTCATGCGGTGATCATCAACGAAGGGAGACAGGTTGCAAAAGGCTCTTTGACGGAATTACGCTCGGTCTTTGGTGAGTCTTCGAGCTTAGAAGACATTTTCCTCAGCTTAACCGCAAGACCACCTCAATCATGA